A single Danio aesculapii chromosome 19, fDanAes4.1, whole genome shotgun sequence DNA region contains:
- the LOC130246780 gene encoding L-rhamnose-binding lectin CSL3-like, whose translation MFSLGVFLSLLMGCSLSAGVTLNLAPLDTDVSPRTKTIVICNGDSAVLKCAFGVLQITAANFGRTNRGACFGRRPVLPQNTNCNFNALAPVSQSCNGLRSCELFATTDIFTDPCPDMRSYLSVTYYCLPPEIRSSAVCENAVANFKCDDGSLLHIHAANYGRTDSSTCAAGRPASQIAKTNCYASNSQTLVANACEGKNSCSISASNGVFSDPCFGTYKYLYTAYSCVPQFYWS comes from the exons ATGTTTTCTCTCGGGGTCTTTCTCAGCt TGCTCATGGGTTGTAGCTTATCTGCAGGTGTTACGTTGAATCTAGCCCCTCTAGACACCGACGTGTCACCACGAACTA AAACCATAGTTATCTGTAATGGGGACAGTGCAGTCTTGAAATGTG caTTTGGTGTGCTTCAGATAACTGCTGCAAACTTTGGACGTACTAATAGAGGTGCCTGCTTTGGAAGGCGTCCAGTCCTTCCCCAAAACACTAACTGCAACTTCAATGCGCTGGCTCCTGTTTCACAAAG CTGCAATGGGCTGCGAAGTTGTGAGCTTTTTGCTACAACTGATATCTTCACTGATCCCTGCCCTGACATGCGCTCCTATCTTTCAGTCACCTACTACTGCCTCCCACCTGAAATCC GTTCAAGTGCGGTCTGTGAAAATGCTGTTGCTAACTTCAAGTGTG ATGATGGATCTCTCCTACACATACACGCTGCTAACTACGGACGAACCGATAGCAGTACATGTGCTGCTGGACGACCTGCTTCTCAAATTGCCAAAACTAACTGCTATGCCTCAAATTCACAGACACTGGTTGCTAATGC gTGTGAAGGGAAGAACAGCTGTTCCATTTCAGCCTCCAACGGTGTCTTCTCAGATCCGTGTTTTGGTACATACAAGTACCTGTACACTGCATACTCCTGTGTGCCTCAGT TTTATTGGAGCTGA
- the LOC130246779 gene encoding L-rhamnose-binding lectin CSL3-like, translating into MFSLGVFLSLLVGCSLSAGVTLNLAPLDTDVSPRTKTIVICNGDSAVLKCAFGVLQITAANYGRTNRGACFGRRPVLPQNTNCNFNALAPVSQSCNGLRSCELFATTDIFTDPCPDMRSYLSVTYYCLPPEIRSSAVCENAVANFKCDDGSLLHIHAANYGRTDSSTCAAGRPASQIAKTNCYASNSQTLVANACEGKNSCSISASNGVFSDPCFGTYKYLYTAYSCVPQFYWS; encoded by the exons ATGTTTTCTCTCGGGGTCTTTCTCAGCt TGCTCGTGGGTTGTAGCTTATCTGCAGGTGTTACGTTGAATCTAGCCCCTCTAGACACCGATGTGTCACCACGAACTA AAACCATAGTTATCTGTAATGGGGACAGTGCAGTCTTGAAATGTG cattTGGTGTGCTTCAGATAACTGCTGCAAACTATGGACGTACTAATAGAGGTGCCTGCTTTGGAAGGCGTCCAGTCCTTCCCCAAAACACTAACTGCAACTTCAATGCGCTGGCTCCTGTTTCACAAAG CTGCAATGGGCTGCGAAGTTGTGAGCTTTTTGCTACAACTGATATCTTCACTGATCCCTGCCCTGACATGCGCTCCTATCTTTCAGTCACCTACTACTGCCTCCCACCTGAAATCC GTTCAAGTGCGGTCTGTGAAAATGCTGTTGCTAACTTCAAGTGTG ATGATGGATCTCTCCTACACATACACGCTGCTAACTACGGACGAACTGATAGCAGTACATGTGCTGCTGGACGACCTGCTTCTCAAATTGCCAAAACTAACTGCTATGCATCAAATTCACAGACACTGGTTGCTAATGC GTGTGAAGGGAAGAACAGCTGTTCCATTTCAGCCTCCAACGGTGTCTTCTCAGATCCGTGTTTTGGTACATACAAGTACCTGTACACTGCATACTCCTGTGTGCCTCAAT TTTATTGGAGCTGA
- the cfap90 gene encoding cilia- and flagella-associated protein 90 → MDVSSEAKSKPLSTLSVFSFIPPRRTEPKEMRYFNCSTKAPERSLYDCLHQSTEGFDNKLHRDDRKHAKARGLDIFSEESSRPAPVLCSSMYGRFSPLHYDSSRSFARVAHIRSDFYNKNGITWSVEEGYGSVTPV, encoded by the exons ATGGACGTTTCATCCGAAGCCAAATCGAAACCACTTTCAACTCTGTCTGTGTTCAGCTTTATTCCACCCAGAAGGACTGAACCAAAGGAAATGCGATATTTTAACTGTAGCACTAAG GCCCCAGAGAGGTCTCTGTATGATTGCTTGCATCAGAGCACTGAGGGCTTTGATAACAAACTCCACCGGGATGATAGAAAGCATGCTAAAGCCAGAGGCCTGGACATCTTCAGTGAG gAATCCTCCAGACCAGCACCCGTTCTGTGCTCATCCATGTACGGCCGATTTTCACCACTTCATTATGATTCGAGCAGGAGCTTTGCTCGTGTTGCTCACATTCGTTCTGATTTCTACAATAAGAATGGGATCACCTGGAGCGTGGAGGAAGGCTATGGATCTGTGACACCCGTCTAA